One genomic segment of Hordeum vulgare subsp. vulgare chromosome 2H, MorexV3_pseudomolecules_assembly, whole genome shotgun sequence includes these proteins:
- the LOC123431034 gene encoding uncharacterized protein LOC123431034: MDQQQQGQSSNPGSYGLGTSPLANELRDKLTILNSSQEQFGDIIIAKVRHLTRNVDNSEYDPDYVSIGPYHYPRPLNKNLHLSLEHDKLASLDKILSAAKPGVNMEVYVNELTRLELKARGCYANSFDDMTSEQFVRMLLLDGCYILCRLVELQAQPRNHMASPSWCTASNASFGSLPGSPASGAIITSLSVSTANGAGITSPSASISRHVEALEVVRDVFYLAENQIPFFVIEKIGDLTALDGWDHAIDGIAEYALNLMRMQSYAMAAPIMVPPIPAVPGNLLHLLHMHLKPVAVPSPGSYHGSVSVGRWRTATEYNWAGMKFKSQSMSGNGDVRCILDVKLDRGGSTLEVPCLEIDNETWRLLRNLMELEQRNGETVGTHVTAYCVFMSQMACTAKDVELLSRKCVIKHNHRNNDEVAECFGDLCKGILFNPNNKATNYLWETCLKLDMRSRSRSHIRQVYFRRSMVWLGQKYFSNPWLLIGLLAGITGLVCAVVQAVYTVLSYKAQG; encoded by the exons ATGGATCAGCAACAGCAAG GCCAATCTAGCAATCCGGGTTCCTACGGTCTCGGGACGTCTCCATTGGCCAATGAACTCAGAGACAAACTGACCATCCTGAACTCCTCCCAGGAGCAGTTCGGCGACATCATCATCGCCAAGGTCCGCCACCTCACACGCAACGTGGACAACAGCGAGTATGATCCTGATTACGTCTCCATCGGACCGTACCACTACCCTCGGCCCCTGAACAAGAACCTCCATCTCTCGTTGGAGCACGACAAGCTAGCAAGCCTTGACAAGATACTTTCGGCGGCGAAACCCGGCGTGAATATGGAGGTCTATGTTAACGAGCTAACACGGCTTGAGCTCAAGGCGAGAGGTTGCTACGCCAACTCATTTGATGACATGACGAGCGAGCAATTCGTGCGCATGCTCCTTTTAGATGGTTGCTACATACTCTGCCGACTCGTAGAACTCCAAGCACAGCCCAGAAACCACATGGCCTCACCCTCCTGGTGCACAGCAAGCAACGCCAGCTTCGGCTCGCTCCCAGGGTCTCCCGCAAGTGGCGCTATCATCACCTCGCTCTCGGTGTCCACCGCAAATGGTGCCGGCATCACCTCGCCCTCCGCATCTATCTCCCGCCACGTTGAAGCTTTGGAGGTGGTGCGCGACGTGTTCTACCTCGCGGAGAACCAGATACCGTTCTTTGTGATTGAGAAGATCGGCGACCTAACAGCTTTGGATGGCTGGGATCATGCGATCGATGGGATCGCAGAGTATGCGCTTAATCTTATGCGGATGCAAAGCTATGCAATGGCAGCGCCGATCATGGTGCCACCAATTCCGGCGGTGCCAGGCAACCTTCTCCATCTTCTACACATGCACTTGAAGCCTGTTGCAGTACCTTCCCCTGGGTCGTACCATGGGTCTGTGTCGGTGGGCCGGTGGCGCACAGCAACGGAGTACAACTGGGCGGGCATGAAGTTCAAGAGCCAGTCCATGAGCGGCAACGGGGACGTGCGCTGCATCCTGGACGTGAAGCTGGACCGTGGTGGCAGCACACTGGAGGTGCCCTGCCTGGAAATCGACAACGAGACATGGCGGCTGCTGCGCAACCTAATGGAGTTGGAGCAGCGGAACGGCGAGACGGTCGGGACACATGTCACGGCTTACTGCGTGTTCATGTCCCAAATGGCGTGCACTGCTAAGGACGTGGAGCTCCTGTCGAGGAAATGTGTCATCAAGCACAACCACCGCAACAATGACGAGGTGGCCGAGTGCTTCGGTGACCTTTGCAAGGGGATCTTGTTCAACCCTAACAACAAGGCCACCAACTACCTGTGGGAGACATGCTTGAAGCTAGACATGCGGTCCCGGTCCCGGAGCCATATCCGCCAAGTTTATTTTCGGAGATCGATGGTGTGGCTAGGGCAGAAATACTTTAGCAATCCCTGGCTGCTCATCGGGCTCCTGGCAGGTATCACCGGGCTAGTTTGTGCGGTTGTCCAAGCTGTTTACACTGTTTTGAGTTACAAGGCACAAGGATGA